A section of the Leminorella richardii genome encodes:
- the rluA gene encoding bifunctional tRNA pseudouridine(32) synthase/23S rRNA pseudouridine(746) synthase RluA, translated as MEHYDPPTEPWLHVLYQDDHIIVVNKPSGLLSVPGKAPEHRDSIMTRVQRDFPGAESVHRLDMATSGVMVVALTKAAERELKRQFREREPKKSYIARVWGHLEKDEGLVDLPLICDWPNRPKQKVCFETGKSAQTEYQVLSRDADGSTRVLLMPITGRSHQLRVHMLALGHPILGDKFYAHPEAKAMAPRLQLHARELHITHPKFGGPMHFTCEADF; from the coding sequence ATGGAACACTACGATCCGCCAACCGAGCCCTGGCTCCACGTCCTGTATCAGGACGACCACATTATTGTGGTCAACAAGCCAAGCGGTCTGCTGTCGGTGCCGGGTAAAGCGCCCGAGCACCGAGACAGCATCATGACGCGCGTTCAGCGCGATTTCCCCGGTGCGGAGTCCGTTCACCGACTGGACATGGCCACCAGCGGCGTGATGGTGGTGGCGTTAACCAAGGCCGCCGAGCGAGAGCTCAAGCGCCAGTTCCGCGAGCGGGAGCCGAAAAAAAGCTATATCGCGCGGGTGTGGGGGCATTTGGAAAAAGATGAAGGGCTTGTCGATCTGCCGCTTATTTGCGACTGGCCAAACAGACCAAAGCAAAAAGTCTGCTTTGAAACCGGTAAAAGCGCGCAAACCGAATACCAAGTGCTCAGCCGCGATGCGGACGGCTCAACACGTGTTCTACTGATGCCGATTACGGGGCGCTCTCATCAGCTGCGGGTTCACATGCTGGCGCTGGGTCACCCCATTCTTGGGGATAAGTTCTACGCGCATCCAGAAGCAAAAGCCATGGCTCCGCGCCTACAGCTGCACGCGCGAGAGCTGCACATCACCCATCCGAAGTTTGGCGGGCCGATGCACTTTACCTGTGAGGCGGATTTTTAA
- a CDS encoding AAA family ATPase: MMRENLLLVFSGLPGVGKSTIAKALAARTQAVYLRIDSAEQAICRANVLQRDVGIAGYEVCCAMAKDNLLLGHCVIADCVNPVDWSRMRWQEVAREAGVPSLDVEFICSDEVEHRRRVESRQSDVPGLTLPTWQQIMHEREYWPWKEPRIVIDTAGKDVKTCVDELLSHLKGCE, translated from the coding sequence ATGATGAGAGAGAATCTGTTGCTTGTCTTCAGCGGCCTGCCGGGCGTTGGCAAAAGCACTATTGCTAAGGCGCTCGCGGCGCGAACTCAGGCGGTTTATCTAAGAATTGATTCGGCAGAGCAGGCGATTTGCCGCGCAAATGTTCTGCAGCGCGATGTGGGCATCGCTGGGTACGAAGTCTGCTGTGCCATGGCAAAAGATAACCTGTTGCTGGGGCACTGCGTGATAGCGGACTGCGTCAATCCCGTTGACTGGTCTCGCATGCGCTGGCAAGAGGTGGCTCGCGAAGCGGGCGTTCCTTCTTTAGACGTTGAGTTTATCTGTAGTGATGAAGTCGAGCATCGTCGCCGGGTTGAGTCCCGCCAGTCGGATGTGCCCGGACTGACGCTGCCAACCTGGCAGCAGATTATGCATGAAAGAGAGTACTGGCCTTGGAAGGAGCCTAGGATCGTTATCGATACGGCAGGGAAAGACGTAAAGACCTGCGTTGACGAACTGCTTTCTCACCTGAAGGGATGCGAATGA
- the djlA gene encoding co-chaperone DjlA: MQYWGKILGVLLGIVSGGGFWAILFGLIVGHMIDNTRKARRGGFFANQQARQALFFQTTFQVMGHLTKSKGRVTELDIKNAAMIMDRMQLFGTRREEAQQAFREGKQSNYPLRAKLKEFRAISFGRADLLRMFLEIQLQAAFADGELHPNERQVLHVIAEELGISRIQLDRLLDMIQSGRQFGGGGGWQGQGQGGYRPQSGPTLADACSVLGVKPEDDAATIKRAYRKLMTEHHPDKLVAKGLPPEMMELAKQKAQEIQAAYDLIKREKGFK; this comes from the coding sequence ATGCAGTATTGGGGAAAAATTCTGGGCGTTTTGCTGGGTATCGTCTCCGGCGGTGGGTTCTGGGCGATTCTTTTTGGGCTGATCGTCGGTCATATGATCGACAATACAAGAAAAGCCCGGCGCGGAGGCTTTTTTGCCAATCAGCAGGCGCGTCAGGCGCTGTTTTTCCAAACCACGTTTCAGGTTATGGGGCACTTGACCAAGTCGAAGGGGCGGGTGACAGAGCTGGATATCAAGAACGCCGCCATGATCATGGACAGAATGCAGCTGTTCGGCACCCGCCGAGAAGAGGCTCAGCAGGCGTTTCGCGAGGGTAAACAGAGTAACTACCCTCTGCGGGCAAAGCTTAAAGAGTTTAGAGCCATTAGCTTTGGGCGCGCCGATCTTTTACGCATGTTTCTCGAGATTCAGCTGCAGGCTGCCTTTGCCGATGGTGAGCTGCACCCCAACGAGCGCCAAGTGCTGCACGTTATTGCCGAAGAGCTGGGCATTTCCCGCATACAGCTAGACAGGCTGTTGGATATGATTCAAAGCGGTCGCCAGTTTGGCGGCGGAGGCGGATGGCAAGGTCAGGGGCAAGGAGGATACCGCCCTCAGTCAGGGCCAACTCTCGCTGACGCCTGTAGCGTGCTCGGCGTTAAGCCCGAAGACGATGCGGCGACCATCAAGCGCGCCTATCGTAAGCTGATGACAGAGCACCACCCAGACAAGCTGGTGGCCAAAGGGCTGCCGCCGGAAATGATGGAACTCGCCAAGCAGAAGGCGCAGGAAATTCAGGCCGCCTACGACTTAATTAAACGGGAAAAGGGGTTTAAATAG
- the lptD gene encoding LPS assembly protein LptD encodes MKKRYPTLLATTVWMALYSQNALADNPLAEQCMLGVPMYERPLVSGDPNSLPVHIESDDSQVNYPASAIFTGNVVIEQGNRLLKSDEAELHQTPQEGQPDPLRTVTATGNVRYDDNMIKLSGPKAWSNLNSKDTDLYEGQYQMVGRQGRGQADVMKVRENNRYAILENGTFTSCLPGDNSWSLVGSEIIHDSEEELAEIWNARFKIGPVPVFYSPYLQFPTGNKRRSGFLLPNAKYSNTSGLEFALPYYWNIAPNFDATITPHYIAERGMQYQNEFRYLLAPGAGLMEFDWLKGDDKFSTDYPDEENSDRWLFYWRHSGVMNQHWRFNVDYTKLSDYRYLSDFDSEYGSSTDGYATQKYSVGYGAQNWNVTAAMKKFQIFSRGGNANAYRAEPQVDFNHYMYDLAGFDLRTYAQVAKFTSESASNPKAVRSHLEPTLSFPLANRWGSIDNEFKLMATHYNQDIPDYAKNAQLKDSVTRVLPQYKISGKLVFDRPIDMWQDYTQTLEPRVQYLYVPYKDQSEINIYDSTLLQSDYTGLFRDRSYSGLDRISSANQVTTGLTTRVYDEGQNERFNASIGQIYFFERSRTGDDSNYYSKTDKDSDTGSVIWAGDTFWKINSNMGLRGGVQYDTRLDTISVANAVAEYRKDSERVLQLSYRYASREYISAVLPNRTANPAYDQDISQVGGIATWPIADRWSMTGGYYYDTKLNKAADGLIGVQYNTCCWAVGVRYERKIVGWESDKFNSEYDNKVSFNVELRGLSRNYNRGGTKMMERGILPYQQAF; translated from the coding sequence ATGAAAAAACGTTACCCCACTCTGCTGGCCACCACCGTTTGGATGGCTTTATACAGCCAAAACGCCTTGGCCGACAACCCGCTTGCCGAGCAGTGTATGCTCGGTGTTCCAATGTATGAACGCCCTTTGGTTTCAGGCGATCCAAACAGTCTGCCGGTTCACATTGAATCCGACGACAGTCAGGTCAACTATCCTGCCAGCGCTATTTTTACCGGGAACGTCGTCATTGAACAGGGTAACCGGCTGCTGAAGTCTGATGAAGCTGAACTGCATCAAACCCCGCAAGAGGGTCAGCCCGATCCGCTGCGCACCGTAACGGCAACCGGCAACGTTCGGTATGACGACAACATGATCAAGCTCAGCGGGCCAAAAGCGTGGTCTAACCTGAACAGCAAAGACACTGACCTGTATGAAGGCCAGTATCAGATGGTCGGCCGCCAAGGCCGCGGTCAGGCTGACGTGATGAAAGTGCGGGAAAACAACCGCTACGCCATTCTTGAAAACGGTACTTTTACCTCCTGTCTGCCCGGCGATAACAGCTGGAGCCTTGTCGGCTCAGAAATTATCCACGACAGCGAAGAAGAGCTGGCGGAAATCTGGAACGCACGGTTTAAAATCGGCCCTGTCCCGGTTTTCTACAGCCCCTATTTGCAGTTCCCCACGGGCAACAAGCGTCGTTCAGGCTTCCTGTTGCCAAATGCCAAGTACAGCAACACCAGCGGGCTTGAATTTGCCCTGCCGTACTACTGGAATATTGCGCCAAACTTCGATGCCACCATCACTCCGCACTATATCGCTGAACGCGGTATGCAGTATCAGAACGAGTTCCGCTACCTGCTGGCGCCTGGTGCTGGCTTGATGGAGTTCGACTGGCTGAAGGGTGACGACAAATTCTCCACAGACTATCCGGATGAAGAGAACAGCGACCGCTGGCTGTTTTACTGGCGGCACTCCGGCGTCATGAACCAGCACTGGCGCTTTAACGTTGACTACACCAAGCTGAGTGACTACCGCTACCTGAGCGACTTTGACAGCGAATACGGCTCCAGCACCGACGGCTACGCCACCCAGAAATACAGCGTAGGCTACGGCGCACAGAACTGGAACGTCACTGCGGCAATGAAAAAATTCCAGATCTTCTCTCGCGGCGGTAACGCTAACGCCTACCGCGCCGAGCCGCAGGTCGACTTTAACCACTATATGTACGACCTAGCCGGGTTCGATCTCCGCACCTACGCGCAGGTGGCCAAGTTTACCAGCGAGAGCGCCAGCAACCCGAAGGCCGTGCGTTCTCACCTTGAGCCAACTCTCAGCTTCCCGCTGGCTAACCGCTGGGGCAGCATCGATAACGAATTCAAGCTGATGGCGACTCACTATAATCAGGACATTCCTGACTATGCCAAAAACGCCCAGCTAAAAGACTCAGTAACTCGCGTACTGCCGCAGTACAAAATCTCCGGCAAGCTGGTTTTCGATCGCCCTATCGATATGTGGCAGGACTACACTCAGACGCTGGAACCCCGCGTCCAGTATCTGTACGTGCCGTATAAAGATCAGAGCGAGATCAATATTTATGACTCTACGCTGCTGCAGTCTGACTACACGGGCCTGTTCCGCGATCGCTCCTACAGCGGCCTTGACCGCATATCTTCTGCGAATCAGGTCACTACAGGTTTAACTACCCGAGTATACGACGAAGGGCAAAACGAGCGCTTTAACGCCTCTATTGGCCAGATTTACTTCTTTGAAAGATCCCGTACCGGTGACGACAGTAACTACTATTCCAAGACGGATAAAGACAGCGACACCGGCAGCGTTATCTGGGCTGGCGATACCTTCTGGAAGATTAACTCCAACATGGGTCTGCGCGGCGGCGTTCAATACGACACTCGCCTCGACACGATTTCTGTTGCCAACGCCGTTGCGGAATACCGTAAAGACAGCGAACGTGTGCTTCAGCTAAGCTACCGCTACGCCAGCCGTGAGTACATTTCAGCCGTGCTGCCAAACAGAACGGCGAACCCGGCCTACGATCAGGACATTTCTCAGGTTGGTGGCATCGCGACCTGGCCAATTGCCGATCGCTGGTCAATGACGGGCGGCTATTACTATGACACGAAACTAAACAAGGCTGCCGATGGTCTAATAGGCGTTCAGTACAACACATGCTGCTGGGCGGTCGGCGTTCGCTATGAAAGAAAGATCGTCGGTTGGGAAAGCGACAAGTTCAACAGCGAGTACGATAATAAAGTATCGTTCAACGTTGAGCTTCGCGGCCTGAGCAGAAACTACAACCGCGGCGGAACCAAGATGATGGAAAGGGGCATTCTCCCTTACCAGCAGGCCTTCTAA
- the surA gene encoding peptidylprolyl isomerase SurA yields MKNWKSLATGLALCTSVASMSLASFNALAAPQGQHVDRVAVVVNNGVILESDINTMMASVKNSARRAGQQLPDDRTLRAQITERLVVDTIIAQMGERMGIKIDDAQVDRAIADIARQNRMAPAQLKSRLAAEGINYGKYREQIRKEMLMSEVRNNEVRRRVTILPQEVDALANQISKQISGSAELNLSHILIAMPENPNAEQVAKANELATNLVEQLKNGADFGKLAASFSNDPQALKGGQMGWAKMEELPSIFSNDLQNSKKGGIVGPIRSNVGFHILKVNDIRGEQKAISVLEVHARHILIKPSIVMTDDQARAKIASLADDIKSGKTSFQEAARKYSEDPGSAQQGGDLGWSSPESYDPAFRDALMRLQKNEISQPVRSSFGWHLIQFMESRQVDKTDVAQKDRAYRMLFNRKFSEEVPSWMQEVRAGAYVKVMDNSSGAAQ; encoded by the coding sequence ATGAAAAATTGGAAATCGCTGGCTACCGGCTTAGCGCTGTGCACGTCAGTGGCATCCATGTCGTTGGCATCGTTTAACGCGCTTGCCGCGCCGCAGGGTCAGCACGTCGATCGCGTCGCCGTTGTTGTGAACAACGGAGTGATTCTGGAAAGCGACATCAACACCATGATGGCGTCGGTAAAAAACAGCGCACGCCGCGCGGGTCAGCAGCTTCCTGATGATAGAACGCTTCGCGCTCAAATTACCGAGCGTCTGGTGGTGGACACCATCATCGCCCAGATGGGTGAACGCATGGGAATTAAAATCGATGACGCTCAGGTCGACCGCGCCATTGCTGATATCGCCCGCCAGAACCGCATGGCGCCCGCACAGTTGAAAAGCCGCCTAGCGGCTGAGGGCATCAACTACGGTAAGTATCGTGAGCAGATCCGCAAAGAAATGCTGATGAGTGAAGTCAGAAACAACGAAGTGCGCCGCCGCGTTACCATCCTGCCACAGGAAGTTGACGCCCTGGCCAACCAGATTTCTAAGCAAATCAGCGGCAGCGCTGAGCTTAACCTTAGCCACATTCTAATTGCCATGCCGGAGAATCCAAACGCCGAGCAGGTCGCTAAAGCGAACGAGCTGGCAACCAATCTGGTTGAACAGCTAAAAAATGGCGCAGACTTCGGCAAGCTGGCGGCATCCTTCTCCAACGATCCTCAGGCGCTGAAAGGCGGCCAGATGGGCTGGGCAAAAATGGAAGAGCTGCCGTCCATTTTCTCAAACGATCTGCAAAACTCGAAGAAAGGCGGCATCGTTGGCCCTATTCGATCTAACGTCGGCTTCCACATACTGAAGGTTAACGACATTCGCGGCGAACAAAAGGCGATTTCCGTACTGGAAGTGCACGCCCGCCACATTCTGATCAAGCCCTCTATCGTAATGACAGACGATCAGGCGCGCGCCAAAATTGCCTCTCTTGCCGATGATATCAAGAGCGGTAAAACCTCGTTCCAGGAAGCGGCTCGTAAATATTCAGAAGATCCGGGCTCGGCTCAACAGGGCGGCGACCTTGGCTGGTCATCCCCAGAGTCTTACGATCCGGCTTTCCGCGATGCGCTGATGCGCCTGCAGAAAAACGAAATCAGCCAGCCTGTTCGCTCCTCTTTCGGCTGGCATCTGATCCAGTTTATGGAGTCTCGTCAGGTTGATAAAACCGATGTGGCGCAAAAAGATCGCGCCTACCGCATGCTGTTTAACCGTAAGTTCTCGGAAGAAGTACCAAGCTGGATGCAGGAAGTCCGCGCGGGCGCTTACGTGAAAGTCATGGACAACAGCAGTGGCGCTGCACAGTAG
- the pdxA gene encoding 4-hydroxythreonine-4-phosphate dehydrogenase PdxA has translation MALHSSPQRVVITPGEPAGVGPDLTVQLAQQSWPVELVVCASAELLQQRAAHLGLPLQLRPYTPSQPPRPQEAGTLTLLPVELRAPATPGQLSVANGQYVVETLARACDGCLNGEFAALITGPVHKGVINDAGVPFTGHTEFFAERSHRQRVVMMLATEELRVALATTHRPLSQVSAAVTPQSLTETIEILYRDLQEKFGLTQPCIYVCGLNPHAGEGGHMGREEIDVIIPTLDSLRQRGMNLVGPLPADTLFQPKYLQHADAVLAMYHDQGLPVLKYQGFGRAVNITLGLPFIRTSVDHGTALDLAATGQADAGSFTVALNLAIKMINNRNE, from the coding sequence GTGGCGCTGCACAGTAGCCCACAGCGGGTCGTCATCACGCCGGGGGAACCCGCCGGCGTGGGGCCAGACCTGACAGTTCAGCTGGCTCAGCAAAGCTGGCCGGTTGAACTGGTTGTCTGCGCCTCAGCAGAGCTCTTGCAACAGCGGGCAGCCCATCTGGGGCTGCCTTTGCAATTACGCCCCTATACGCCCTCTCAGCCTCCTCGCCCACAGGAAGCGGGTACTCTTACTCTGCTGCCAGTGGAGCTACGTGCACCCGCTACGCCGGGTCAGCTCAGCGTCGCAAACGGTCAGTATGTGGTAGAAACCCTTGCTCGCGCCTGCGACGGCTGCCTGAACGGCGAATTTGCCGCCCTGATAACCGGGCCGGTGCACAAGGGTGTGATTAACGATGCGGGCGTTCCCTTTACCGGCCATACCGAATTCTTTGCAGAAAGAAGCCACCGTCAGCGCGTGGTCATGATGCTGGCGACAGAAGAGCTGCGCGTTGCGCTGGCAACCACCCACCGCCCCCTGTCGCAGGTCTCCGCGGCCGTGACGCCGCAAAGCCTGACAGAGACGATAGAAATCCTTTATCGCGATCTGCAGGAAAAGTTTGGCCTTACTCAGCCCTGTATCTATGTCTGCGGCCTGAACCCTCACGCGGGTGAAGGCGGCCATATGGGTCGAGAAGAAATTGACGTCATTATTCCCACACTGGACTCACTGCGCCAGCGCGGGATGAATTTGGTTGGGCCTCTGCCCGCCGACACGCTGTTTCAGCCCAAATACTTACAGCATGCCGACGCCGTGCTGGCCATGTACCACGATCAGGGGTTGCCGGTATTAAAATATCAGGGCTTTGGCAGAGCCGTTAACATCACGCTGGGCCTGCCCTTTATCCGTACGTCGGTCGATCACGGCACTGCGCTGGATCTGGCTGCCACAGGGCAAGCCGACGCAGGGAGCTTCACCGTTGCTCTTAATCTCGCTATAAAGATGATAAATAATCGTAATGAATAA
- the rsmA gene encoding 16S rRNA (adenine(1518)-N(6)/adenine(1519)-N(6))-dimethyltransferase RsmA: protein MNNRVHQGHFARKRFGQNFLSDTYVIDSIVSAIHPLSGQAMLEIGPGLAALTEPVAERIDHLNVIELDRDLAARLAVNPKLKDKLTIYQQDAMTFDFAALSKELGQPLRVFGNLPYNISTPLMFHLFSYTGAISDMHFMLQKEVVNRLVASENSKAYGRLSVMAQYYCRVIPVLEVPPTAFKPAPKVDSAVVRLIPHATLPYPVEDVRLLGRLTTEAFNQRRKTIRNSLGNLFTADQLTELGLDLNMRAENVSVEQYCKMANWLSQRGVSPQAEQE, encoded by the coding sequence ATGAATAATAGAGTTCACCAAGGCCACTTCGCCCGCAAACGCTTCGGGCAAAACTTTTTAAGCGATACCTATGTCATTGACAGCATTGTTTCGGCTATTCACCCGCTGTCGGGTCAAGCCATGCTGGAAATCGGCCCCGGGCTTGCGGCACTGACCGAGCCCGTCGCCGAGCGGATAGACCACCTGAACGTTATCGAGCTGGACAGAGATTTGGCCGCTCGGCTGGCGGTCAACCCCAAACTGAAAGACAAGTTGACTATCTACCAGCAAGACGCCATGACCTTTGACTTCGCGGCGCTGTCTAAAGAGCTGGGTCAGCCGCTCAGAGTGTTCGGCAACCTGCCCTACAACATTTCAACTCCGCTGATGTTCCACCTTTTTAGCTATACTGGAGCTATCAGCGACATGCATTTCATGCTGCAAAAAGAAGTGGTCAATCGCCTGGTCGCCAGTGAAAACAGCAAGGCCTACGGCAGGCTCAGCGTGATGGCGCAGTATTACTGCCGAGTAATTCCGGTGCTGGAAGTTCCTCCTACCGCCTTTAAGCCCGCGCCCAAAGTGGACTCGGCAGTCGTCAGGCTCATTCCACACGCGACTCTGCCCTACCCCGTAGAGGACGTTCGCCTGCTCGGTCGCCTGACGACAGAGGCCTTTAACCAGCGCAGAAAAACCATCCGTAACAGCTTGGGTAACCTGTTTACAGCAGACCAGCTGACCGAGCTTGGATTGGACTTAAACATGCGGGCGGAAAACGTCTCTGTTGAACAATACTGCAAGATGGCCAACTGGCTGTCGCAGCGCGGCGTTTCACCGCAGGCTGAACAGGAATAA
- the apaG gene encoding Co2+/Mg2+ efflux protein ApaG, producing the protein MIDKPRICIQAQSFYVEAQSQPEEDRFVFAYTMTVRNLGREQVQLMGRYWLITNANGKQTEVQGEGVVGEQPLILPGGEYQYTSGAVLETPLGTMEGHYKMIDSDGRPFEVIIPVFRLAITSLIH; encoded by the coding sequence ATGATCGATAAGCCCCGGATTTGTATTCAGGCACAGAGCTTCTACGTTGAGGCTCAGTCGCAGCCAGAAGAGGATCGCTTTGTGTTTGCCTATACCATGACGGTACGCAATCTGGGGCGCGAACAGGTGCAGTTGATGGGCCGCTACTGGCTTATCACTAACGCAAACGGCAAGCAGACTGAAGTTCAGGGGGAAGGCGTCGTTGGCGAACAGCCCCTGATCCTGCCCGGCGGAGAATATCAGTACACCAGCGGTGCGGTGCTGGAAACGCCGCTGGGGACCATGGAGGGGCACTACAAAATGATCGACAGCGACGGTCGCCCCTTTGAAGTCATTATTCCGGTCTTTCGCCTCGCCATTACCTCTCTGATTCACTAG
- the apaH gene encoding bis(5'-nucleosyl)-tetraphosphatase (symmetrical) ApaH: MATLLVGDVHGCFNELQSVLAQADFNPQKDTLWLTGDLVARGPDSLEVLRYVCSLGDSARLVLGNHDLHLLAIYAGISRNKPKDNLTPLLEAPDCDTLINWLRRQPVLQVDEEQKIIMGHAGISPQWDLATAKRCAREVEAILSSDSYPLFLDAMYGDLPNCWNDDLSGLPRLRYSTNALTRMRYCYPNGCLDMICKDIPQKAPAPLKPWFSLNGPVAQEFSIVFGHWASLEGEGTPEGVYALDTGCCWGGQLTLLRWEDKRYFYQPSLAQEHADPI, translated from the coding sequence ATGGCAACACTGTTAGTGGGCGACGTCCACGGCTGTTTTAATGAACTGCAGTCCGTTTTGGCACAGGCCGACTTTAATCCCCAAAAGGACACCCTGTGGCTCACTGGCGATCTGGTTGCCCGAGGCCCTGACTCTTTAGAAGTGCTGCGCTATGTTTGCTCACTGGGAGACTCCGCCCGCTTAGTCCTAGGCAATCACGACCTGCACCTGCTGGCAATATACGCAGGCATTAGCCGCAACAAGCCTAAAGATAACCTGACTCCCCTTCTGGAAGCGCCGGACTGCGATACGCTGATCAACTGGCTGCGTCGCCAGCCGGTTCTTCAGGTAGATGAAGAGCAAAAAATCATTATGGGGCACGCGGGTATCAGCCCGCAGTGGGATCTGGCAACCGCCAAGCGCTGCGCGCGCGAGGTTGAGGCCATTCTCTCCAGCGACAGCTATCCGCTGTTTCTTGACGCCATGTACGGCGACCTGCCCAACTGCTGGAATGACGACTTATCCGGGCTTCCCCGCCTGCGCTACAGCACCAATGCTCTCACCCGCATGCGCTACTGCTACCCAAACGGCTGTCTGGATATGATCTGCAAGGACATTCCTCAAAAAGCGCCAGCCCCTCTCAAGCCCTGGTTCAGCCTTAACGGCCCCGTGGCACAGGAGTTTTCGATTGTCTTTGGTCACTGGGCTTCGCTGGAAGGGGAAGGCACACCTGAAGGCGTCTACGCCCTCGATACCGGCTGCTGCTGGGGTGGACAGCTCACGCTGCTGCGCTGGGAAGACAAGCGCTATTTCTACCAGCCCTCGCTGGCACAAGAGCACGCAGACCCCATCTAA
- the folA gene encoding type 3 dihydrofolate reductase: protein MIVSLIAAMADNRTIGADNAMPWHLPADLAWFKQNTLNKPVIMGRKTYESIGRPLPGRKNIVISRQSQSDDRVVWVTTLEQAFVEAGSVDEVMVIGGGNVYQQALERADRLYLTHIEASPAGDTHFPDYQRYSWTQHFSERHEADEKNGHAYRFEILERVR from the coding sequence ATGATCGTTAGCCTGATTGCCGCCATGGCAGATAACCGAACTATCGGCGCTGATAACGCCATGCCGTGGCACCTGCCGGCAGATCTCGCCTGGTTTAAGCAAAACACCCTCAACAAGCCGGTGATTATGGGACGTAAAACCTATGAGTCTATCGGCAGGCCGCTGCCGGGGCGTAAGAACATCGTTATTAGCCGCCAGAGCCAAAGTGACGATCGGGTGGTTTGGGTAACGACGCTGGAGCAGGCGTTTGTCGAAGCGGGTAGCGTAGATGAAGTGATGGTGATAGGCGGAGGTAACGTTTATCAACAGGCGCTGGAAAGAGCCGATAGACTCTACCTGACGCATATTGAAGCGTCGCCTGCCGGTGATACCCATTTCCCTGACTACCAGCGCTACAGCTGGACTCAGCATTTTTCTGAACGGCACGAGGCGGACGAAAAGAACGGTCACGCGTACCGCTTTGAGATACTAGAGCGCGTTCGCTAG
- a CDS encoding threonine/serine exporter family protein, producing MNLILTLIENMLLASVPAVGFALVFNVPVKALKYCALLGAIGYGFRTVLIYYQLPLEWSTLLTSMLIGSIGIRWSRRFLAHPKVFTVAAVIPMFPGVFAYKAMIALVELSHKGYSPQLFETLITYFLRASFIVGALSIGLSLPALWIYRRRPSV from the coding sequence ATGAACCTGATTCTTACGCTGATTGAAAATATGCTGTTGGCGTCTGTACCCGCCGTGGGCTTTGCGCTGGTGTTTAACGTCCCGGTGAAAGCGCTGAAGTACTGTGCGCTGCTGGGGGCAATAGGGTACGGCTTTCGTACCGTGTTGATATACTATCAGCTGCCGCTGGAGTGGAGCACACTGCTGACCAGTATGCTGATAGGCTCTATCGGCATTCGCTGGTCGCGGCGCTTTTTGGCGCATCCGAAAGTGTTCACTGTGGCGGCGGTTATTCCGATGTTTCCCGGCGTATTCGCCTATAAGGCGATGATTGCTTTGGTTGAGTTGTCCCACAAGGGCTATTCGCCGCAGCTGTTTGAAACGCTGATAACTTACTTTTTGAGGGCGTCGTTTATCGTCGGTGCGCTTTCTATTGGACTTTCTCTTCCGGCACTGTGGATTTATCGCCGACGCCCAAGCGTGTAG
- a CDS encoding threonine/serine ThrE exporter family protein, giving the protein MESDHIEHRQREITRLCIQCALLLLQHGAESMLVEQLSSRLGVALGVENVESSISANAVVLSTIHRGHCVTSTRKNIDRGINMHVVTEVQRIVILAEHRLLDIEQVQKRLDNIKPLRYPRWLMVVMVGLSCACFCRLAGGNLDTVTTTFFASALAMYARQVLTSIQMNPLINFFATAFVATTASGWLVNWLDISKAPIAMASCVLLLVPGFPLINAVADMFKGHINTGIARWTMASLLTLSTCIGVVVAMAVWGFRSWL; this is encoded by the coding sequence GTGGAGTCTGACCATATAGAGCACCGCCAGCGGGAGATTACCCGACTGTGCATTCAGTGCGCCCTGCTGCTGCTTCAGCACGGTGCGGAAAGTATGCTGGTTGAACAGCTGTCTAGTCGCTTGGGGGTTGCGCTGGGCGTTGAGAACGTGGAAAGCTCCATTTCCGCTAACGCTGTGGTGCTGAGTACTATTCACCGGGGGCACTGTGTGACCTCCACTCGCAAGAACATCGACCGCGGCATCAATATGCACGTGGTAACGGAAGTGCAGCGCATCGTCATTCTGGCCGAGCACCGCCTACTGGATATCGAACAGGTACAAAAACGCCTGGATAACATCAAGCCGCTGCGCTACCCGCGCTGGCTGATGGTGGTGATGGTTGGGCTATCCTGCGCCTGCTTTTGTCGGCTGGCTGGGGGAAATCTCGATACCGTGACCACCACCTTCTTTGCCAGTGCCTTGGCGATGTATGCCCGACAGGTGCTGACTTCCATCCAGATGAATCCTCTTATCAACTTTTTCGCCACGGCGTTTGTCGCGACGACTGCGTCAGGCTGGCTGGTGAACTGGCTCGATATCTCTAAAGCACCTATTGCCATGGCTTCCTGTGTATTACTGCTGGTGCCGGGCTTTCCGCTTATCAATGCCGTCGCTGATATGTTTAAAGGCCATATCAATACCGGCATTGCCCGCTGGACAATGGCGAGCCTGCTGACGCTGTCTACCTGTATCGGTGTGGTGGTAGCAATGGCGGTTTGGGGATTTAGGAGCTGGCTATGA